The Sylvia atricapilla isolate bSylAtr1 chromosome 9, bSylAtr1.pri, whole genome shotgun sequence genomic sequence caggggacaAAGGATCAGGGTCACCAACGGCAGagctttctcctcctcctcctccttcgGGCTCCTCACTGACTGCTCCAGCATCCTGAGATTCTGAAGGAGCTTCCTCAGAAGTTGGTTTGTGTGAATCATTTTCAGATGATTTCTGGTCCATATTCTCAATTTCCAAGTCtttgaaagggaaggaaaaaaaggaaaaaaaaaaaaaagttaaaacaacTGCAGGAATGCAACGTTTTATTATGTATTCCAAAATCAAGGTCACTTCCCTTGGCCTTATTTCTTCAAGGAAGAGCAGACTTTCCAGTGATAGGAAAAATTAATGGTACTGaggaatatattttatagaGGGATAGGAGGGAAGccttttaaacacattttactGAGGGCAAACAATATATTGAGGCTCATTTTGGTTCCTCAAACTTCAAGAGTGACTTATGGGTCAGTGGCAGTTACCCTCCTTCAGCCTTAAGCAAACATCCATTGCGTGCACTGAACTTTAATGCTGGATTTCAAGGCACTCCCAGCTCCACCAGGATCCCACATCTGAGCACATGGAGTTGGACAGAAGTGCCCACGTTTATTGAACTGTGTATTTGAGAgagccagggcctccccactcAAAGCAAGTAACACACATCTCCCATGTCCCAGTTAGCTCCCAGCAAGTGCCCAATGGAGTCATGCAGATTCCTCTGGGTTTGATGCTCATGGCTATAAGCAGGACACTGATACTTCAGGATTTTTAGGGAATTTAACTGCACATGCCACTGTTGACATGGGATACTTACTGCTATCAATAATGTAGTTTGGAATCATTTTACCTTTAAAGATTGTTGCTGGGATTCCAAACGGAAGCACGAGGAGGGGGGAAGAAGCAGATATGGATTACAAACTCTCAAAGGCAGAGCTAACTTGTATTTAGCATTTTGTCAGAGCACTTAGCACAGTTATAAACAGGAGGGATTTGTAAGTTGggaataaacaagaaaatatggCATATCCCCTCTGCAAATAGGCTGATTTTCTAGAGATACTTGTTCTTACCTACAGTTCTTGAACACAGCAGTGCTACAAGGAAAGCTTACAAGAGGAAAACCTGGATTTTTCTGCTGCATTCAAACATTTCAACTGGGAGTGTATTAGCTTGCAATTTTCTTGCATTATACAAGAACACCCACAAAACATCTGAGGTCAGCAGCCTTATTTCTCATGTTAACCACTTCTCCTTAGATAAGCAAAATAGTTCTAGCACTTGTCTCTCCTTTTGGGTCCCAGGAATGTCACTGGGGACCTTGGTGAGGGAGAGATGTTCCCAATGTAGGGCACTGGAAACACGCTGTTCCTGATGCTACTTCAAAGCAGCTGATGACAAAAAGGGTTCAAAAGGAATGCAGAAGGCTGCATTTTCTCATAAGCCAAAGTGACATTTAGGAACAGCATTTCTGGATGTTACCTCATAGAATATGATCTATGTGGGTATCAATGATCTCTCTCAGATAATGGCTTGCTTaataaaaaactattttcagtgTCAAACAGAAAACCACAGCACCTGTGGGCTACAGCACAAATCATTCCTGTCCATTTCCCAGTGTGCCATGGCACAGATGGGAGCTGGATTTACAGAATTCACCTCTAACCTTAAATCATTCCTGTCCATTTCCCAGTGTGCCATGGCACAGATGGGAGCTGGATTTACAGAATTCCCCTCTAACCTTACCTCTGTCTTTTGCTTTATCAGAAAGGAGCACCTCCACAGCCTCATACTCCCGGATGGCATCCAGGATGATGTTCCCTTCCTTGTTGAAGAGGAAGAGCATGGGAATGGTGATGTCATCTGTGTTCTTGCCATCCCCAGCCATTTGGAAGAGAGgggctgtgtcactgctgctgccctcgTTGTCATCTAGGCAAAGCACACCAGAAGAAGGGCAAACTTCCCGTTAGATCAGCTGAACTTGGAGCAGCCTCCCCTGCCCAGTCACTTCACCCCCAACCTGGTGTTTTTGTTTCTATCCCGATTCTTCCTCAGCACTTAGTACTGACAGCACCCTGCAGTCCTTAAAGTAACACTTTTTGATCTGCAAAAGCCCTGACAATCCCCCATCCCAACCTGTGTCTGCACAGAACCAGACAAACCCCAAACATCTCTTCATCTTCTGAGAGCACAACCGCTGTGCTTCTCAGCTTAAAGCTTGTCAGCTCTCCCGTATCTTCAAATCTGTAAAATTAGGTTACATTTACACAAATTAAGGACTTGGAATTGTATTTACCAATGACAATGCCTCCTATTGCTCCAGCTTTCTGAATGTTTCGTGCCTTTTCAGCAAACATGCACTGGCCTCTCTGCATCAaggcaattttttctttcactgcctCAGGGTTAGTGATCTCTGAGCATCCATTATATGGCTTAATGGTTGCAACAAATCCTCTtgtctgtttgaaaaaaaaaaacaaaaaaaaaacaacaaaaaaaaccaaccaaaaataaagagagaattAGAACACTATGGTCACGCTTGTGAAAGATTCCcaagtatttttattccttcagctACTCTAATGCATTTAGTATTGTCTTTTGTCAGTGCAGACAATGTGTGCCCTGGAACTGGAGTTCCAGAAGCAAAGAATGACTGAATAAAAACCTAATTCTCATAATCAGTGTGGCTTGTCTACACCTGGGAAGAGTTGTCTCTGGAAATTTTCCTCCTGTGAACTGCTAGTCTGGAACTCCTCTTTGGGGCTGCAATGTGGGTTCTCCTACTGCTTCCCACAGGGACCTCTGCCTCTGTGGTATTGCCCTCTTCCATCTACCCAGAGCCTTCTAGAGAAGCTTTGGTTAGAACAACTTGCTCTAACTCTAAAAAgcttctgccagctcctggatGACATGGGAGGGAGACTTCCCCTAAATCACCATCTCCTTAGCTGTGCACTGCAGACTGGATAAGTTTGCTTTGCAACTCATGGTGTGCATGTGTTTAATCCTAAACCACGGCTGATGACTCAGGGGCAGAGCACAGATAAGCCACCCATCCCCACAAGTGTCACTGCTGTCATTGTCACCTCTGGGCCCTGCTGTTTTAACCACTGTAATTAACTGGAGGATCCACCCGGAGGATCAGCTGGATGCCCTCAAACAGCAGCACTACTGTAAACTGAGGCTTGTGCaacagggaagggaacagacaCACCCACATCTCACATACCCCTGCTTTGTGTTTGGACAAGTCCATCCCAAACTGTGCTGGCCCAGCAGTCAAGACCACCCTGCCAAAGAAGGGGTGGGAAACAATCTGCACAGCAcgaggagggagctgctgctccttctgctgctggctggagagTTCAATCATTTCCTGCATGAACCGTAGGCCATCCTCAGCATCTAGGGAActtgctgcctgcagagaaAAGAATCAATAAACAATTTTAGCTTAAATGTTTGAGGAACTTGagggaaaagaaactgaagctCTGTTTGCCTGGACCGCTGCTACGAAGACTAACACACAGGGTGGATGCTCACTTCCACTCATGCATCCTTGCACAAAATGTTTAGCCCCTGCCCCACTCAGGAgactgaaaacacacaaatatatagACCTCATAAAGAGATGGAAGTATCTCACACtgaaagcagtattttcagCCAAGATGCTGTTGGCTACATCACTTCAACGTGAGCAGCCTCTACCTAATTTAGTGGAAGACTAGTTAGAAGTGTTGCTGAGGCAAAATATTAACAAGCATCAGTCTGATAAATATAGCTACAATATTCAGCTCATGTGCCTCCTTCCACAGGCTGGCTGTCCCTCCTAAAGCTCCAGGTGTCAGGTATCATTGCTAGGAGAACTTTGCTGAGAgctctaaaaaagaaaatcctgccAGGTCATCTTACTTGCACTGCGTGCTGCACTAATTGCACTCGTCCATCTTTCAGATGGATCAAACTGACTCCCATCTTCTTCAGGATCTCCAAGTGCTCAGGATTACTGGCCATGAAATCTCTGGCTCTCAACGGTGGTTTTGGTCCACTTCCCAAACTCTCTTCTCTGCCAAAAGACATCAGAGatcaaagttttaaaaaccaGGTTATCCTTGAAACAGAACTCTAGTGTTATCCCTGTCATCACAAGATTGCAATTCTTGGTACACTGAGTGCAAGCTTCAGTGGAATGCAACTTCTCAATCaagttatcttttttttaaggttGTCTATATTATCAATAATTTTATAGTGCAAAACCTCCCCCCCAGTACTGATAACAAAACTGCCACATATTCTCTCTCATTTGCAAATGGTCTGCATTATTACAACACTGACCAAACCCAGTTTGCCCCATACAGTTGCAACTCAGTTTCATTcatgaaatacaaatatagAAGACGTGGTCAGGAGGACAAACCAGCCTTAACACTGCCCTGAATTCTTCAAAACAGGTGCAGTTATGTGTGGTAGCAGAGTTTCCTTGCTACAAAGAAGACTTTCAGAATTCAGTCCAGGAGACTGCAGATATTTTACAGATCAGAAAGACACACTTCCTGCAATACCCCaagtgggagctgcagctgaggtaTGCAGCTCACTCAGctccttttgctttcaaagaCCTGCTGATTCCTAATTCCAGCTGGAAACAAACTAAGTCTTGGTGGGGATGCCAGAAAAATCCAAAGTGATTTTTCCTGCGACCATGAATCATTCCTTTGGCCCATCCCAAAAGGagtgccagctccagcacaccTCATGcttctccttctctgcagagcagagcctgtccCACTCAGTGCTATGCTAAGAACAAGAGAAGCCATGTCCATCTTACGCTCTGGAGAGGCCCCGGGGACAGCTCTTATCCACCACGTTCTTCAGAGGCTCACGGATGCTCTGGGCAAACATGGGGTCATTTGGGAAGAGGATCTGGGTGTTGGGACAGGTCCAGTCAAAGTTGCTGTCATCCAGCTCTGTGTACTCTGTGCTCTGAAATGAAAGATACCGAGTAAAAACAAATGCAGgttatatttttacataaagaATATCAATAGATAAGTCTAACTTAAGTAATCTGTGTTCTGGGGACATGTGGCAGCTGAGTGCAATGGGGGGAGCCAGTGCACTGCAACCCCTTGGACAGACAAATATAACACCTATTCTAATTTGTAATTTACTAAATTTATATACAGCttctagatttattttttttccccagaaacagCTAATcctctgctggcacagaaaAGCCTGCTCATGACAAAGCCAGTGCCCTGTATTTTATGTGCTGGACAAGTAAAGGGAGTAGTTTTGATTTCACCTGATATTGTCTCTATAGCAAGTGACCAGCTGCAGGCTTTAGGTCATTCTTACTAAAAATGGTACATCTTTTCATGTGAACAAAAgattctcctcctcaggagccACAAAGACTTGCAAGTCTGGATGAGCAAGGATGAATCTCTATATAATTCAAACAATTTCTATTTTCAGGAAAGATGGCAGAGTGAACATCTGCACAAATTGCTGGTTTGTAACATGTGAAACCATGTGGAACACATCTGGTGGTTTGGAGCCACATTTAGCATGCCCTTAGCTTAGCAAATACCTGGTTACAGATAACTGGCATGCTCATTTTATAACCCATAAAAATTAATGTAGTATTTATCTACCTGAAAAGACTCACCCCTCCTGTTTGCAACATATTGGCCAATGAAAAATCAAGTATTCAAAGACTCCCTAAAACCCAAACCTAAAGGACTGTTACTAAGACATGACCTTCCATGTTTATGAGAGCAAATACAAACAGGATGTTGGGTTGATAGTACCAAGTATGTCTCTCACAGTTTGCTTCAACAGCACTGTATTTATGTTAAAAATCATTTACACATTCCATCTGTTCAGATAAAATTCCATAAAAGAGGAACACCCCGACATCCCAGCCTTTCAGCCACCAGACACCATTTTCAATGGGTTTTTCTTACTTGGATTATGCCCATTTGCAGCTTCGACTCAAAGAGCTTAAAAAACTGCATTTGAGTAATTTATTCTATCCTCTCTATTGGCCTTTCATTAACATTTGCAGTTCTCAGGAGAACAAACCAAGTTAGGCCAGCACTTAACACAGCACCAGCTGTGGGAACCCAGCTTGTCTTCAAATGTATTAAATTCCCATATTTGGAACAAACATAACAGAAAATGCTCCTTCCAACCTGCAGAAAACTTCTTGCTCAGTTCAGAAAACAGCCTCTGTTTCCAAAACTCAAAGAGGAAAGATAAATTCTGAGGGAAAGAACATTTCAGAGAGGGTGTAGGATTCCCACCCTGAAGGAACATTTAACACCAAACCCATGACCCACTAAAACATAACCAGCCTTCGACATTAAAATCAAATAACTAAAAATTTGTCACTGCTTAATGCTGAAGTCCATCCCACAGGATGATTTTCCAGAATTCACTGCTTGACACACAGTATAAGCCTTTTCCTCTGATCCAGGCATTATTGCAAAActcttaaaaatgttaaaaacagaGGCACAAATAAGGGAATTTGTGTCCTTGATGTCTCACACACCATTttatcttcttcctttttcttactGCCTTACAGATAAATTATGTCACCTTACTGgccacaaaattaaaaagaaaagtgaggaTTTATGATGCTTCCCGGCACAGCTGTATTACTCCAGGTTATTTGAAAAGGTTAAGTAATTGATAAACCCACAAGTGTTCTCATATTTATGCAATAGGTGCCTACTGTATAGACTAAAGTGATTAAACATCCCAAATCTGTCTGCAGCGGTATCTTGTCAAATTAACTCCCCAGGTATTTcaaaaaacctctcaaaaatTGTTTATGTgctaaaacaaacaagaaaaaacttaggttttagaaaaaaataaaaaataaaaaaaaaaaatggggacaAAAATATCCTACTGTGTTATCTTCCAATTCACACAGAAGTGGGGATCAATGGTCTTTTTAAATCTTGCTaataattcctttcttttaCCTCAAGGTTCAGCAGTGCAGGATCCAGTCAATATTCCTACTCTTGTGACTATTAATATGATGAAACTGTGCTTATTAAACAACGTGTTCAAACTGATGCACTTCCTCCAACTATGAtctttcctgattttatttcccttttcccttcaaaaAAAGGAAGTGTACCACAGAAGCTGATTTAGACTGGAGCTGTtacatactgtattttttttcgAGATGGTTTGGTTTGTGGTGGAGAGCCAGAGTGGCAACAGATGAGCTTCTGTCGTGAAGATATAATCTTCAATGTCAAAAATCATGTCCTCCTTATCAGCAAACAGCAGGTACAGATATTTAAACATCTCGGCCAAGAAGAATGAGTCCATCCTGTGGAGAAAAAGGGGATGTCCTTTAGGGAGATCTCCTCATTTCTAGAACATCAGTAAATGAAATATTCCTAGTGCTGCATCTCTGAAGACTTCATAACTATTACTGCTGGACATAATTCCATTAGCATTCCTTCCACttggaaggagctgctgtgtttggaaGGAAATGATTCAGCACATTCAGTACAAGAGAGGATTATAGAAAAAACAACTAAACCTCCTGACAAACTTGCAGATTTGAAGTATATTTAGTCTCAACATCATTCATCTATTGctctcagaaaaatgaaaggttattaaactaaaaatattcCTATAGAGCACACTATAACCCTACTGAAACAGTTTACAGATTGTTTCAATGCACTTACAGTTCAATACAATTACAAACAGGTCATTTAAGACTTGGTTATCAGACCAAAGACAGACAACTCATCAAATATCAATTCAATTACATAGggcaatttgattttttctgtatttttatattttaaagaataattgTGCAAACTTTACCTGTCTTCATGACTTCCTGTACGAACATCCTTCATTGCAGCAAACCCACAGGGAACTCTGGCATACTTGTTCAAGTTTTCAATGAGGGTTTTTCCTACTTCTAGGTAGTAAGGGTCTCCTGTAGCctaagaaacaaaaccaaaaaaaatttataacAATTACATCTTGTTTATATCCTAAATTGGATATAATTTAGGCTCCAGTGGCGAAGTTAAACTAGAGATGTGCTACTCAGTTCCGtcttgaaataaaacaattaaaaaaattataggtGCAAGAAAAAGTGCTCAAAGGTGAGAAGAATGAATGTGACAGTACCTTATACAAGAAGTAGGTGCTTTCAGCAAATTCAGGCCTCAGAGGATGCTGAGCCCAGTGAACTCTGAAGTCTGTTGTGAATGCCTGAGGATGAAAAAGAACAGgcaaaaataaatgcaggaaTGCAAACCAAACACAGGTTTATTTGAATTCTGTGTTTCAATTCTATGTTTGAATTCTATGTTTGACTCTTATGTTAACTATATTAACTCTTATAACTATGTATAAGCAGCCTAGCTTTGATAAACACCATTTTTGCAAACATACCTACCACCTGACACCTCCAGTGCAGTCAAGTGTCACTGCACACTGACAGATGGTTAAGCAGCTGTTTCTAAATTAATACCACAGGCTAGAAGTCAGATACCTAAAAATTTCCTAGTCTATCTAGTCACTCTAAATGTGCATTGGGAAAAGCCACTTCTGTCATATATTTACTATTTCATACTAAGGTTTAAACTAAATCTTTGCTCAGGGGATGGCCTGTTGGCTTAAATACAACTACctgaccttttaaaatttccttcctaagtacaaaacacacaaaaaaaataccccaaccaaaaaacccataAAGAGCCAAATCACACCATTTtaaaagcactaaaaaaaaaatcatcccacTGCTTAGCATTCTTTGCTCTCAGTAACCACACTAGGTGAATGTGATGTTAAAATGTTCTCTGACAGAAATAAGCTTACACTAGAGGAAAGTCAAAATTAAACCTGGACTCAGAAGCTTTCCAAAATAATCTGGGTCATCACAGATTAAAGACACAGTTCAGCAGGTAAACACGCTTTTCTGAGCACAATGGACTTGCTCAAAGACTTGCAGCATCTGCAGTTAAGTTTGTGTGCTGACTTTCAAAGACATTATACTGAATTTCAGAACATTCTCTAAGCTGTCAGACATGCAGAACTGCAAATCAGAATAAGAATGTTGTGGAAATGAGGCTTAGATTTTAATACCTGCTGAGTTTTCAAATGGGCATCTGTGACTGCTCAATTTGAGGTAAGAATCAGTTTACACaatcaaaaatacaaatttttgatatagaaaaaaaaaaacccacaaattttTGATTTACAAAATTTTTGATTTACAAAATTACTACTACCTTACCTCTGGAAGAAAGTTATGCTTTTTTATAACCTGATACAGCATCTCATGTGTTTCAATAGCAGGTCTAATATCACCCTTCAAcacctaaaattaaaaataaaagcaacactAGTTCACCAAGCACAGGAATACTATTCAAGGTTAAAAACACTCACAATGAGCTCATGTAAAGCTACAGAGTACATACATTGATAGGGATTAATAATTACAGTAAGTCACAGATACTCCTTCCAAGTTTTTTAAGCAAAATCAGGGAACTCATTATCATTACTGCCTATGTAGAAGAAGGATCTCTGACATTTACAGAGAACTGGGGTGAAAATGTGATTTAGTTTATCTTAAAGATGTCAATGGCACACAAACTAGAAAATCAGTTACTAGTAATAAAGCAGCTTAATTGGAGTATTTTCACAATATGAGTTTTCATGAGTATGATATTGTCATGAGTACTTTTTGTGAAGGAAGCAAATTGCATGAATATACTTTTCCTGATACtcaacagaaaagcagattaaCTTAGCACATTAACATTTCATTGCATCATAACACTGAAATGACTGGAAGACCAAGTACAGAAATcctggaatcccagaatggtttgggctggaaggaaccttaaagctcatccagtgccaccttCCACTTTTCCCAGGCTCCTCCAAGTCCTGATCAGCCTGGGCttggacacatccagggatgtCCCCTCAGTATTTCTCAAAATCAAATTACTAAGCCTGGCTTGAAAATCATATATCCAACCCAGTTAATCATTTCCTTGTTATTAAAACCATCTTTACCTGGGTTTTATACCTTACCTGCAATCCAGGGAAGAAAGCAAGCAGAGAATCCATCCAGGTCCGAGCATTTAGCATTGGTTTATGAATGTGAACATCAAGGAGAAGAGGTGGCTGGCTGATGTATCTCATTATGGCATCATAGTGCTGCCAAAcatcaggaaaagcaggagtttTGTGTATCAATTAATTTCCCAAAAGAGATGGCTCACCAGACTGACACAGTGTTTGAATGGAAAAGCCAGTACTGCATTCCCAACCGTTACTACATTTGGCAGTGCCACTCATCTCTAGTTTTGCAAACTAAAACCAAGTGTAGTAAATACTGGAAAGCTCCAGAGTATTACACTTGCAAAACTTACCACATTTCCAAGGAATACACATGCACAAAAGTATATCCAGCAGCCATGTGATAAACCAGGAACTATCACAGTTAAGGCACACTTGTTTTGGCTGGATTTTAAAGCACACTCtaaagaaagctgaaattacTTTCTCTGAACGACAGAATTCCAAAGCATATGGAtctcaggaggaaaaggaggtttaaaaacccaaacaaagcaGCTGGACCAAATGGCTTAGAAGAACTTTTAACTTACAAGGTCACTTGCCACATTGCTGACTTCCAATCCCaaactttgttttcagaaggtGCAATGCTGAGCACATGAGCCAAACTGACAGGAAACACTTAATAGATGTAGCTTAAGGAAAATGTAACACTGGAGGTACTGCCCCTTAGTGCCATGAAATCATTACACCTGAAGTGATACAACAGGCTTTAAATATGGAATTATTCcacttctaattaaaaaaatcatgctatatgatataaaatcattttattaTCTAAGATGTTTTTAATGGCTATTGctattttcaaaagaaataatgctTTTATGAAAGAATCACGATGCTGACCAAGTTGCTCAGTAAtttatgaattaaaaagaaaaaaaatcaaagtgtgGTTTTCAACTTGTATACTTTAATGTATCCTGGGCCTGAGGATCTGCAGTGCAAAGAAAGATCCacacttggatttttttgttgctcCAGGACAGAATGAAATGTACAATGGGTTGGAAGAAAAGGCCCTTATGTTCTATTACAGAAAAATTTGCAGCATTGCACTCTCCCACATGGTCTGAAATACAGCTTCTTCAATACTGGAAATGTGGATAAAGGCCTAGAAGGTTCTGATTTTTACTGGATAGGGTTAAAATAACTGCTCAGGTGACAGCAAATCACCCAAGATTAACAAAAACCCTCACTAAAAAGAGCTGGCACTAAACACAGCAGAAGTCACAGAAATTCTGCTAAAGATCCCTTCTCAGTCTAACAGCTGACAACACAATTACTCTGAAATTTGTATTGCAGAAGGCACAAACCTGAGCAAGGTGTTAACTTACCGTGTTAAATCTTTCCAGGAAACTGTCATCTCCCAGCAAGACATAggcttttaataaatattcatagTATGAATCTATTCCTGCTCCAACTCCACTatctagagaaaataaaaaggtgggTTTACTATAAGGAGTGACATGgatattttccacattttcctaCTTGGATTTTGAAGGCTCTTCcagtgaaaggaaaagcctTCTTTCACTGGAATTAAGGCACAGATGGAAGCAGAGACACAATACTGTGTGTCTATGCCAAAGGCTTTGCACTACCAGTGCACATAACAATATGGACAAACTTATAATAATATGGAGACACTTATTTCACAGGACATCACGTCTCCCATCCTATTTATATTTTCCCTATGTATTTATAGCAAAGTCTCTGAAAATTCACCCCCAAGGCATTTCCCTCTCGGTGTTAGAGAGGAACACTTTGCCATGAATAAAACCAGTTTCTCTACGAGAGGGGGCTTTGCTCtctcagagcagagccaggctttGAGGCAGCAGGTTTTCCAGTGCCTGTGCCATTGATATGTTCCAGGAGTGCAGGTGAGCACACTGGGGGTGTGTGAGAGCTCCCTGCCCGTGGCCCAGGCCCCACCTTTGCGGACCCAGTCTCCAGTGTGGATGTTAATGGTGACCCCCACTAAGTTGCTGCTGCgctgcctcttctcccagatGAAATCCAGAGCCTTCCGGGCATATTCCTGCAACAACAGCAGGGAGTCAGGGAAACACAGACACCAATCTCTGGGAGCCTTTTGGATATTTCAATTAAGATGCTAGGATAAGAACAGGATGCTTCATGTCTAACAATTTCAGAATTCCTTTTAATCTTTAGAATATTTATCTTGTTTACTTCTGTATTACTCTTAACTACTTGCatccaaaattatttcctgtgatttaaaaaaatatttaaaaaaaaaaaaatcaaaccttaGAAGAAAGCCCACAAACACTACAAATGTCAGCATATACAAATGTTTTTGTGTAGCACAGCTAAGATATCCAGTTCATGAACTGTTTTTCCAAAATTACAAAATGTAAATGGAATGCTGAAAACctaagaaaaaccaaaaagtatCGTCGAAAGCAAACCTCAAATATAGATGTTCCTGTGAATCTACTTAAAGCTGCAAACTCAAGGATCAAGGTACCAGCACAAGCTGTACAGGTGTCAGTTTCTGTTCCTGTTCGTGCTTCTGGATGTCTTACTCCAAATTTTAAGTTAACCTAGAGAAAACCAGAGattaattatctttatttttcctagCTGAAAGAATTTACACTCCTATAATTGTATAGCAAGTATATCATCTATGCTCTTTctaaagacaagaaaaaacagaTCCCTTTGGTTTTGCTCTGCCAACTTAGGAATGCACAAAGAGCTATCCACAAATACTCTAA encodes the following:
- the EDEM3 gene encoding ER degradation-enhancing alpha-mannosidase-like protein 3 isoform X1 — its product is MALSGAPGCRAGERGPRWRRPWRLLALGLLSASSVLAAAPGAGAMSREEKRRLGNQVLEMFDHAYSNYMEHAYPADELMPLTCRGRVRGQEPSRGDVDDALGKFSLTLIDTLDTLVVLNKTKEFEEAVKKVIKDVNLDNDIVVSVFETNIRVLGGLLGGHSVAIMLKEKGEYMQWYNGELLHMAKELGYKLLPAFNTTSGLPYPRVNLKFGVRHPEARTGTETDTCTACAGTLILEFAALSRFTGTSIFEEYARKALDFIWEKRQRSSNLVGVTINIHTGDWVRKDSGVGAGIDSYYEYLLKAYVLLGDDSFLERFNTHYDAIMRYISQPPLLLDVHIHKPMLNARTWMDSLLAFFPGLQVLKGDIRPAIETHEMLYQVIKKHNFLPEAFTTDFRVHWAQHPLRPEFAESTYFLYKATGDPYYLEVGKTLIENLNKYARVPCGFAAMKDVRTGSHEDRMDSFFLAEMFKYLYLLFADKEDMIFDIEDYIFTTEAHLLPLWLSTTNQTISKKNTSTEYTELDDSNFDWTCPNTQILFPNDPMFAQSIREPLKNVVDKSCPRGLSRAEESLGSGPKPPLRARDFMASNPEHLEILKKMGVSLIHLKDGRVQLVQHAVQAASSLDAEDGLRFMQEMIELSSQQQKEQQLPPRAVQIVSHPFFGRVVLTAGPAQFGMDLSKHKAGTRGFVATIKPYNGCSEITNPEAVKEKIALMQRGQCMFAEKARNIQKAGAIGGIVIDDNEGSSSDTAPLFQMAGDGKNTDDITIPMLFLFNKEGNIILDAIREYEAVEVLLSDKAKDRATIFKGKMIPNYIIDSNLEIENMDQKSSENDSHKPTSEEAPSESQDAGAVSEEPEGGGGGESSAVGDPDPLSPASTDSASVSMADPDPHTPGPTEASAPEPACTAGDSQPQEQNTQTEANSKAHWDSKVQPMESILADWNEDIEAFEMMEKDEL
- the EDEM3 gene encoding ER degradation-enhancing alpha-mannosidase-like protein 3 isoform X3 translates to MLKEKGEYMQWYNGELLHMAKELGYKLLPAFNTTSGLPYPRVNLKFGVRHPEARTGTETDTCTACAGTLILEFAALSRFTGTSIFEEYARKALDFIWEKRQRSSNLVGVTINIHTGDWVRKDSGVGAGIDSYYEYLLKAYVLLGDDSFLERFNTHYDAIMRYISQPPLLLDVHIHKPMLNARTWMDSLLAFFPGLQVLKGDIRPAIETHEMLYQVIKKHNFLPEAFTTDFRVHWAQHPLRPEFAESTYFLYKATGDPYYLEVGKTLIENLNKYARVPCGFAAMKDVRTGSHEDRMDSFFLAEMFKYLYLLFADKEDMIFDIEDYIFTTEAHLLPLWLSTTNQTISKKNTSTEYTELDDSNFDWTCPNTQILFPNDPMFAQSIREPLKNVVDKSCPRGLSRAEESLGSGPKPPLRARDFMASNPEHLEILKKMGVSLIHLKDGRVQLVQHAVQAASSLDAEDGLRFMQEMIELSSQQQKEQQLPPRAVQIVSHPFFGRVVLTAGPAQFGMDLSKHKAGTRGFVATIKPYNGCSEITNPEAVKEKIALMQRGQCMFAEKARNIQKAGAIGGIVIDDNEGSSSDTAPLFQMAGDGKNTDDITIPMLFLFNKEGNIILDAIREYEAVEVLLSDKAKDRATIFKGKMIPNYIIDSNLEIENMDQKSSENDSHKPTSEEAPSESQDAGAVSEEPEGGGGGESSAVGDPDPLSPASTDSASVSMADPDPHTPGPTEASAPEPACTAGDSQPQEQNTQTEANSKAHWDSKVQPMESILADWNEDIEAFEMMEKDEL
- the EDEM3 gene encoding ER degradation-enhancing alpha-mannosidase-like protein 3 isoform X2 — translated: MALSGAPGCRAGERGPRWRRPWRLLALGLLSASSVLAAAPGAGAMSREEKRRLGNQVLEMFDHAYSNYMEHAYPADELMPLTCRGRVRGQEPSRGDVDDALGKFSLTLIDTLDTLVVLNKTKEFEEAVKKVIKDVNLDNDIVVSVFETNIRVLGGLLGGHSVAIMLKEKGEYMQWYNGELLHMAKELGYKLLPAFNTTSGLPYPRVNLKFGVRHPEARTGTETDTCTACAGTLILEFAALSRFTGTSIFEEYARKALDFIWEKRQRSSNLVGVTINIHTGDWVRKDSGVGAGIDSYYEYLLKAYVLLGDDSFLERFNTHYDAIMRYISQPPLLLDVHIHKPMLNARTWMDSLLAFFPGLQVLKGDIRPAIETHEMLYQVIKKHNFLPEAFTTDFRVHWAQHPLRPEFAESTYFLYKATGDPYYLEVGKTLIENLNKYARVPCGFAAMKDVRTGSHEDRMDSFFLAEMFKYLYLLFADKEDMIFDIEDYIFTTEAHLLPLWLSTTNQTISKKNTSTEYTELDDSNFDWTCPNTQILFPNDPMFAQSIREPLKNVVDKSCPRGLSRAEESLGSGPKPPLRARDFMASNPEHLEILKKMGVSLIHLKDGRVQLVQHAVQAASSLDAEDGLRFMQEMIELSSQQQKEQQLPPRAVQIVSHPFFGRVVLTAGPAQFGMDLSKHKAGTRGFVATIKPYNGCSEITNPEAVKEKIALMQRGQCMFAEKARNIQKAGAIGGIVIDDNEGSSSDTAPLFQMAGDGKNTDDITIPMLFLFNKEGNIILDAIREYEAVEVLLSDKAKDRDLEIENMDQKSSENDSHKPTSEEAPSESQDAGAVSEEPEGGGGGESSAVGDPDPLSPASTDSASVSMADPDPHTPGPTEASAPEPACTAGDSQPQEQNTQTEANSKAHWDSKVQPMESILADWNEDIEAFEMMEKDEL